One window from the genome of Acidobacteriota bacterium encodes:
- a CDS encoding tetratricopeptide repeat protein, whose translation MTLLAAQHPLAELARLAAGEASRDDRRLAIRHLINGCTACSQRLQELLQPPCEDNLQSMEDVVAKAIGQSRHLVTHWRQQKDEAADFVAQLLALPSAHQELKISNLRRAHQRAVCDLLLSHSRERRHDDPHEALRLAKLATLVAERLDPATCGETRARAWADLGNLWRICGDHVEARRALGKARRIFDREGSDPLTGAEIDSLVASFERCEDRPERAIELLERAVRVQARFANLEGTARALLQLAALYSEQGDIDRAFRSSVAALDLSEDLGDRRLKFIALEGLIYYTAQMGRTQEALSLAQRALPVYRLGAPALDHLRMIWTVARFQVEVEDHRAAATTLQDLKQEFLAADLPYEVALVGLDLAVCWAALGDRSQLRREAAETTQLLTQLGVERESLAAAKLWSQAELQEVTASTALLATALEKARQIDGRSP comes from the coding sequence TTGACCCTTTTGGCTGCACAACACCCTCTTGCCGAGCTCGCTCGGCTCGCTGCCGGAGAAGCTAGCCGTGACGACCGCCGGCTCGCCATTCGACACCTGATCAACGGCTGCACGGCCTGCTCTCAGCGCCTGCAAGAGTTGCTTCAGCCGCCCTGCGAAGACAACCTCCAGTCGATGGAGGACGTGGTGGCCAAAGCAATCGGCCAGAGTCGCCACCTGGTGACCCATTGGCGTCAGCAGAAGGACGAGGCCGCCGACTTCGTCGCCCAGCTCCTCGCCCTGCCTTCGGCCCATCAAGAGCTCAAGATTTCGAATCTGCGACGCGCCCATCAGCGAGCCGTCTGCGATCTTCTTCTCAGCCACAGCCGCGAGCGGCGCCACGACGATCCCCACGAAGCACTGCGTCTGGCCAAGCTCGCCACGCTGGTCGCCGAGCGCCTCGACCCGGCCACCTGCGGCGAGACGCGAGCGCGCGCCTGGGCCGACCTGGGCAATCTCTGGCGCATCTGCGGCGACCACGTCGAGGCCCGCCGTGCCCTCGGCAAGGCCCGCCGGATCTTCGACCGCGAAGGCAGCGATCCCTTGACCGGCGCCGAGATCGACTCCCTGGTGGCCTCCTTCGAGCGTTGCGAAGACCGCCCCGAGCGCGCCATCGAGCTGCTCGAGCGAGCGGTGCGGGTGCAGGCCCGCTTCGCCAACCTCGAAGGCACTGCACGGGCGCTGCTCCAGCTCGCCGCCCTGTACTCGGAGCAGGGAGATATCGACCGCGCCTTCCGTTCGAGCGTCGCCGCCCTCGATCTCAGCGAAGACCTCGGCGATCGACGGCTCAAGTTCATCGCCCTCGAAGGCTTGATCTACTACACCGCTCAGATGGGCAGGACCCAGGAAGCCCTGAGCCTCGCTCAGCGCGCCCTGCCGGTGTACCGCCTCGGCGCGCCGGCCCTCGATCACCTGCGCATGATCTGGACCGTGGCGCGCTTCCAGGTCGAGGTCGAAGACCACCGCGCGGCGGCCACTACCCTGCAGGATCTCAAGCAGGAGTTCCTCGCCGCCGACCTGCCCTACGAGGTCGCCCTCGTCGGGCTCGATCTGGCGGTCTGCTGGGCCGCCCTCGGTGATCGTTCCCAACTCCGCCGGGAAGCCGCCGAAACCACCCAGCTCCTGACCCAGCTCGGCGTCGAGCGCGAAAGCCTGGCGGCCGCCAAGCTGTGGTCCCAGGCCGAGCTGCAAGAGGTCACCGCGAGCACGGCCCTGCTGGCGACGGCTCTCGAGAAGGCACGCCAGATCGACGGCAGATCGCCGTAG
- a CDS encoding nitrilase-related carbon-nitrogen hydrolase yields MRLALAQLAASPDRAANLRKALATMEEAKAGGADLIVFPELVLDRFFPQCRGDAGARQLAEPIPGPSTEQIARRAGELSLVTVFNLYEVDSAGRTFDSSPVFDADGRHLGTTRMAHITDYEGFHEQDYYHPGDGDAPVYETRAGRIGVAICYDRHYPEYMRALALAGAELVVIPQAGAAGEWPEGLFEAEVRTAAFQNGYFAALANRVGAEDRLTFAGESFAVDATGQVLARGKAGAEDLLMVDCELSQCAESPGRRLFLRDRRPELYRRWLA; encoded by the coding sequence ATGCGCCTCGCCCTCGCCCAACTCGCCGCCAGCCCCGACCGTGCCGCCAACCTCCGCAAGGCTCTCGCCACCATGGAGGAGGCCAAGGCCGGCGGCGCCGACCTGATCGTGTTCCCGGAGCTGGTTCTCGACCGCTTCTTTCCGCAATGTCGTGGCGACGCCGGCGCGCGGCAGCTCGCCGAGCCGATTCCCGGGCCCTCGACGGAGCAGATCGCTCGGCGCGCCGGCGAGCTCTCGCTGGTGACGGTCTTCAACCTCTACGAAGTGGACTCGGCGGGCCGCACCTTCGACAGCTCGCCGGTCTTCGACGCCGACGGCCGCCACCTGGGCACCACGCGAATGGCCCACATCACCGACTACGAGGGCTTCCACGAGCAGGACTACTACCACCCCGGCGATGGCGATGCGCCGGTCTACGAAACGCGCGCCGGGCGCATCGGCGTGGCGATCTGCTACGACCGCCACTATCCCGAGTACATGCGCGCCCTCGCCCTGGCGGGGGCCGAGCTGGTGGTCATTCCCCAGGCCGGTGCCGCCGGCGAGTGGCCGGAAGGGCTGTTCGAGGCCGAGGTCCGCACGGCGGCCTTTCAGAATGGCTACTTCGCCGCCCTCGCCAACCGCGTCGGGGCCGAAGACCGGCTGACCTTCGCCGGCGAGTCCTTCGCCGTCGACGCGACGGGCCAGGTTCTCGCCCGCGGCAAGGCCGGCGCGGAGGACCTCTTGATGGTCGATTGCGAGCTCTCCCAGTGTGCCGAGTCGCCCGGGCGTCGTCTCTTCCTGCGCGACCGGCGACCGGAGCTCTACCGCCGCTGGCTCGCCTGA
- a CDS encoding DNA cytosine methyltransferase — protein MRVLELYCGIGGAAVALGRQGQIVAAVDLSRPALAVYQHNFPRHRTLARNLETLGSRDLRRWRADLWWLSPPCQPFTRRGRGRDVDDPRCQSLLHLIGLIERELPPAIGLENVTPFAESRACQRLLAALERAGYEVFQTTLCPSRLGVPNRRPRFYLVAARGQDLNPPRLIPTPSVLADHLQSNGDSAELAVAESLLRDYSGALDIVDQEDPSAITACFTAAYGRSPVRSGSYLRRRERVRRFSPREILSLLGFPPDYVLPEELAIRKAWKLVGNSLSIAPVRAILGGLEGLDLDAPSRPHRLADHRHGD, from the coding sequence GTGCGTGTTCTCGAGCTCTATTGCGGCATCGGCGGCGCCGCCGTCGCCCTGGGACGGCAGGGCCAGATCGTGGCGGCCGTCGACCTCAGCCGCCCGGCCCTCGCCGTCTACCAGCACAACTTCCCCCGCCACCGGACGCTCGCCCGCAATCTCGAGACCCTCGGATCCCGCGATCTGCGTCGCTGGCGCGCCGATCTGTGGTGGCTTTCGCCCCCCTGCCAGCCCTTCACCCGGCGCGGCCGAGGCCGCGACGTCGACGACCCTCGCTGTCAGTCTCTGCTGCACCTGATCGGGCTCATCGAGCGCGAGCTGCCACCCGCCATCGGTCTCGAAAACGTCACTCCGTTCGCCGAATCTCGGGCCTGCCAGCGGCTCCTCGCCGCCCTCGAACGGGCGGGCTACGAAGTCTTCCAAACCACCCTCTGCCCCAGCCGCCTGGGGGTTCCCAATCGGCGCCCCCGGTTCTACTTGGTGGCGGCTCGCGGCCAGGACTTGAATCCTCCTCGGCTCATCCCGACGCCGTCGGTTCTCGCCGATCACCTGCAGTCCAACGGCGACTCCGCCGAGCTCGCCGTCGCCGAGAGCCTGCTGCGGGACTACTCCGGGGCCCTCGACATCGTCGACCAGGAGGATCCCTCGGCCATCACCGCCTGCTTCACCGCCGCCTACGGTCGATCCCCGGTACGCTCGGGCTCGTACCTGCGGCGGAGAGAGCGGGTTCGACGCTTCTCCCCGCGCGAGATCCTCAGCCTGCTGGGGTTTCCACCGGATTACGTCCTGCCCGAGGAGCTCGCCATCCGCAAAGCCTGGAAACTGGTCGGGAACAGCCTTTCGATCGCGCCGGTCCGGGCGATTCTCGGCGGCCTCGAAGGCCTCGACCTCGACGCCCCCTCGCGACCTCACCGCCTCGCGGACCACCGCCACGGAGACTAG
- the dacB gene encoding D-alanyl-D-alanine carboxypeptidase/D-alanyl-D-alanine-endopeptidase: MRQIRDLRPKARLGLLVLLAALALPVAALDSASLERAVRSGRQLSPQLGVHVVDLESGRTVYDYRADDLHIVASNTKLVTTAAALDRLGPGYLFETRFLMRGAVREGALEGDLAVIGGGDPNISGRHFGGDSYAVFRSWAAALRERGVRRVSGDIFLDHGLFVGPEVHPDWPDRGRDKWYQAPVSALSFSDNCVLVKVTPSRRVGAPAKVDLVPDLDLFDVENRARTSAKRSRHQARVRRRAGGDELTVQGTLAPGAGRLDTWISVADPVEYFGSALRDALAEEGIAVAGELHPVAHLPGLLWEGLAVYRSDLLTSVHVTNKRSQNFYAESILKTLGAVGCGRGSWSAGIRVAREFLAEMGVSGDYSMADGSGMSRRNRFTPRQLTTLLRSMYFHRWGREFLRSLPFSGEEELSWNERLADEPYRGNVFAKTGTLSGVSTLSGYVKARSGKIYAFSVLCNGVRGSVDGRRIQDRIVRALVDAG, encoded by the coding sequence ATGCGACAGATCCGCGACCTGCGCCCCAAGGCTCGACTGGGGCTGCTCGTGCTGCTGGCGGCACTGGCCTTGCCGGTGGCTGCTCTCGATTCCGCTTCCCTCGAGCGGGCGGTGCGTTCCGGACGCCAGCTCAGTCCCCAGCTTGGCGTTCACGTGGTGGATCTCGAGAGCGGCCGGACGGTCTACGACTACCGCGCCGACGATCTCCATATCGTGGCCTCGAATACCAAGCTGGTGACCACCGCTGCGGCCCTCGACCGGTTGGGGCCGGGCTACCTCTTCGAGACCCGCTTCCTGATGCGCGGCGCGGTCCGTGAAGGCGCCCTCGAAGGTGATTTGGCGGTGATCGGCGGCGGCGACCCCAATATCTCCGGGCGCCACTTCGGGGGTGATTCCTACGCCGTCTTCCGGAGCTGGGCTGCGGCTCTGCGGGAGCGCGGAGTGCGCCGGGTGAGTGGCGACATTTTCCTCGACCATGGCTTGTTCGTCGGCCCCGAGGTGCATCCGGACTGGCCCGACCGGGGACGTGACAAGTGGTACCAGGCGCCGGTCTCGGCCCTGTCCTTCAGCGACAACTGCGTCTTGGTGAAGGTCACGCCGTCGCGTCGAGTCGGGGCGCCGGCGAAGGTCGATCTGGTTCCCGACCTCGATCTCTTCGACGTCGAGAACCGAGCGCGAACCTCGGCCAAACGTTCCCGTCACCAGGCCCGCGTGCGGCGTCGCGCCGGCGGTGACGAGCTGACCGTGCAGGGCACCTTGGCGCCCGGCGCCGGTCGCCTCGATACCTGGATTTCGGTCGCCGATCCGGTGGAGTACTTCGGCTCCGCGCTGCGCGACGCCCTCGCCGAGGAGGGCATCGCCGTCGCCGGTGAGCTTCACCCGGTGGCCCACCTGCCGGGTCTCCTGTGGGAGGGGCTGGCGGTCTATCGCAGCGACTTGCTGACCAGCGTTCACGTCACCAACAAGCGAAGCCAGAACTTCTACGCCGAGAGCATTCTCAAGACCCTGGGGGCGGTGGGCTGTGGCCGCGGCTCCTGGTCCGCCGGCATCCGGGTGGCGCGGGAGTTTCTCGCCGAGATGGGGGTGTCCGGTGACTACTCGATGGCCGATGGCTCGGGCATGTCGCGGCGCAACCGCTTCACCCCCCGCCAGCTCACCACCCTGCTGCGCTCGATGTATTTCCATCGCTGGGGGCGGGAGTTCTTGCGCTCGCTGCCCTTCAGTGGCGAAGAGGAGCTGAGCTGGAATGAGCGCCTGGCCGATGAGCCCTACCGCGGCAACGTCTTCGCCAAGACCGGAACCCTCTCCGGCGTTTCCACCCTGTCCGGCTACGTCAAAGCGCGTTCCGGCAAGATCTACGCCTTCTCCGTTTTGTGCAACGGGGTGCGCGGCAGCGTCGACGGTCGGCGGATCCAGGACCGCATCGTGCGCGCCCTGGTGGATGCCGGCTAG
- a CDS encoding PP2C family protein-serine/threonine phosphatase: MSSLDATRVDYRRLMKKVEQVAGAIDRLDDSCATVHTLTDKVLHGFHAELGLRGGRLYRRDGDRYVLDSTFGDAPKVVETVEVPLSYAPLAKVLSEHTVAMKPQDPSIDPALEGRLGAGEFVALEVGDGEYVLAFDIEPGADHGDILFSLGILRHAINQKLRQERMAGILLEASKIQRSILPKRSPSYGEFDICGLSEPLETVGGDYFDYIPISNKILGLAIADVSGHGLPAALQVRDIYMGLRMGLARDYKIVRTVERLNGIIHQSTLTSRFVSMFYGELELGGTFIYVNAGHPRPFHLAASGAVRFLSEGGPVLGPLPETRYERGFVVLEPGDLLVFFTDGITETVCADGDCVDDGEDEEFGSDRLVELCRSLRQSSAQEIAEAVLREVKQFSGRRPVNDDRTVVVVRRPPLSAS, translated from the coding sequence ATGAGCTCCCTCGATGCGACCCGAGTCGACTATCGGCGCTTGATGAAAAAGGTCGAGCAGGTGGCCGGCGCCATCGACCGCCTCGACGACAGCTGCGCCACGGTGCATACCCTGACCGACAAGGTGCTGCACGGTTTCCACGCCGAGCTCGGGTTGCGCGGCGGCCGCCTCTACCGCCGCGACGGCGATCGCTACGTCCTCGACTCGACCTTCGGGGATGCGCCGAAGGTGGTGGAGACGGTCGAGGTGCCGCTCTCCTATGCTCCGCTGGCGAAGGTCTTGAGTGAGCACACGGTGGCGATGAAGCCGCAGGACCCAAGCATCGATCCGGCCCTCGAGGGGCGTCTCGGAGCCGGAGAGTTCGTCGCCCTCGAGGTCGGCGACGGCGAGTACGTCCTGGCCTTCGACATCGAGCCCGGTGCCGACCATGGGGACATCCTGTTCTCCCTCGGCATCCTGCGTCACGCCATCAATCAGAAGCTGCGCCAGGAGCGCATGGCCGGCATTCTTCTCGAGGCGAGCAAGATCCAGCGCTCGATCCTCCCCAAACGCTCGCCGAGCTATGGCGAGTTCGATATCTGTGGCCTTTCGGAGCCCCTCGAGACGGTTGGCGGCGACTATTTCGACTACATCCCGATCTCGAACAAGATCCTCGGCCTCGCCATCGCCGATGTCTCGGGCCACGGTCTTCCGGCGGCGCTGCAGGTGCGGGACATCTACATGGGGCTGCGCATGGGGTTGGCGCGCGACTACAAGATCGTGCGCACCGTCGAGCGCCTCAACGGCATCATCCATCAGAGCACCCTGACCAGCCGGTTCGTCTCGATGTTCTACGGTGAGCTCGAGCTCGGCGGGACCTTCATCTATGTCAATGCCGGTCATCCGCGGCCGTTCCATCTCGCGGCGTCCGGAGCGGTGCGCTTTCTGAGTGAAGGCGGGCCGGTCCTGGGGCCGCTCCCCGAGACCCGCTACGAGCGCGGCTTCGTGGTGCTCGAGCCGGGAGATCTGCTGGTCTTCTTCACCGACGGCATCACCGAGACGGTGTGTGCCGATGGCGACTGCGTCGACGACGGCGAGGACGAAGAGTTCGGCAGCGATCGGCTGGTCGAGCTCTGCCGCTCATTGCGCCAGTCTTCGGCCCAAGAGATCGCCGAGGCGGTGCTGCGCGAGGTCAAGCAGTTCAGCGGCCGGCGGCCGGTCAATGACGACCGCACCGTGGTGGTGGTGCGGCGGCCGCCGCTGTCAGCGAGCTGA
- a CDS encoding DNA-3-methyladenine glycosylase has product MSPSSRPSQPAVRPSPATAARIDRRRFEPLPVDFYRRSTADVARDLLGRYLVRRQGSRRLVARLVETEAYLGTPDRASHAWNERRTARTASLYRRGGYAYVYFIYGMYFCLNAVTEGADNGCAVLIRAAEPVSGESEMTARRGLSRPPRPGDLLGGPGKLCQALDIDRRHDGVALYRGELLLTAGEPVGDEEIARGPRVGIDYAGEAVDWPLRFALRGNRHMSRPRW; this is encoded by the coding sequence ATGTCCCCTTCCTCGAGACCTTCGCAACCCGCCGTCCGGCCATCGCCGGCGACCGCCGCCAGGATCGATCGGCGCCGGTTCGAGCCGCTGCCGGTGGACTTCTACCGCCGCTCGACGGCGGACGTCGCGAGAGATCTCCTGGGGCGCTACCTGGTGCGCCGCCAGGGGAGCCGCCGGCTGGTCGCTCGGCTGGTCGAGACGGAGGCCTACCTCGGCACGCCGGATCGCGCCAGCCACGCCTGGAACGAGCGTCGCACGGCCCGCACCGCAAGCCTCTATCGGCGCGGTGGCTACGCCTATGTCTACTTCATCTACGGCATGTACTTCTGCCTCAACGCCGTCACCGAAGGGGCCGACAACGGCTGCGCCGTCCTGATCCGCGCCGCCGAGCCGGTGAGCGGGGAGAGCGAGATGACGGCGCGGCGCGGCCTGTCGCGACCGCCTCGACCGGGTGACTTGCTGGGCGGTCCCGGCAAGCTCTGCCAGGCCCTCGACATCGACCGCCGCCACGATGGCGTCGCTCTTTACCGCGGTGAGCTCCTGCTGACCGCCGGCGAGCCGGTGGGTGACGAAGAGATCGCCCGCGGCCCGCGGGTCGGCATCGACTACGCCGGCGAGGCCGTCGACTGGCCGCTGCGTTTTGCGCTGCGCGGCAATCGCCACATGTCGCGGCCGCGCTGGTGA
- a CDS encoding metalloregulator ArsR/SmtB family transcription factor: protein MSRLELVPTTTSAAAAPVPTFAALGDFTRLELIARLGDGSSHSIAQLTDGLDLTRQGVTKHLRVLERAGLVKSERIGRESRYTFLPEPIDEARAYLDRVSRQWDEALGRLRAFVEDS, encoded by the coding sequence ATGTCGCGGCTTGAGCTCGTGCCGACGACGACCTCTGCCGCCGCCGCGCCGGTTCCGACCTTCGCCGCCCTCGGCGACTTCACGCGCCTCGAGCTGATCGCGCGGCTGGGCGATGGCTCGAGTCACTCGATCGCCCAGCTCACCGACGGCCTCGACCTCACCCGCCAGGGCGTCACCAAGCACCTGCGGGTGCTCGAGAGGGCCGGCCTGGTGAAGAGCGAGCGCATCGGCCGCGAAAGTCGCTACACCTTCCTACCGGAGCCGATCGACGAAGCCCGCGCCTACCTCGACCGCGTCTCCCGCCAGTGGGATGAGGCCTTGGGACGTCTCCGAGCCTTCGTGGAGGACTCTTGA
- a CDS encoding SRPBCC family protein codes for MQDKIEKSVDLKAPVPRVWRALTDHREFGAWFRVDLENPFTIGEVTAGRVTHPECDHLQWAALVRAIEPERYFAFSWCPLAQDADFDKGPTTLVEFTLTATQEGTRLEICESGFGALPAGPRNEALRSNTRGWNEQVHNIAAHVAA; via the coding sequence ATGCAAGACAAGATCGAAAAAAGCGTCGACCTGAAGGCCCCCGTCCCCCGCGTCTGGCGGGCGCTGACCGACCACCGCGAGTTCGGAGCCTGGTTCCGGGTCGACCTGGAGAATCCTTTCACCATCGGCGAGGTCACCGCGGGTCGGGTCACCCACCCGGAGTGCGACCATCTGCAATGGGCAGCGCTGGTGCGCGCCATCGAGCCAGAGCGCTACTTCGCCTTCTCATGGTGTCCCCTGGCGCAAGATGCCGACTTCGACAAAGGCCCGACGACCCTGGTCGAGTTCACCTTGACGGCGACGCAAGAGGGCACCCGCCTCGAGATCTGCGAGTCGGGCTTCGGCGCCTTGCCCGCCGGACCGCGCAACGAGGCCCTGCGCTCGAACACCCGCGGTTGGAACGAGCAGGTTCACAACATCGCCGCCCATGTCGCGGCTTGA
- a CDS encoding PQQ-binding-like beta-propeller repeat protein yields MSISQNRELPPLRLWPGVLLVAVQWVARYVVPRLIPEAMPFAVLGSLALGLAVVVWWLFFSRASRWERWGGLASLVLAFGITQQFLHESIASTMMGLMFPIYAIPSVCLVLVLWAIAAERWPRARRWGVLAVALLVTCFGWLLVRTNGMTGAAQQDFAWRWTETAEERLLAQDEAPLRASASVLASGSVAEWPGFRGAGRDSVVTGLAIATDWNRTPPMEVWRQNIGPAVSSFAVQGERIFTQEQRGEEELVSCYHRRTGEPLWKHRDAVRFWDSHAGAGPRATPTLYGGRVYSLGGTGLLNALDATSGDLLWSRDAAGDLDRKAPGWGFAGSPLVTDELVFVALAGELGAYERESGELRWRGPAGRYGYSSPHLLERSEGAQVVLMSSFGATAFGPDDGEVLWEVEMEGTSRIVQPGLTADGDLLLSDGEGRGLRRHALTADASGWKAEERWSTNRFKPYFNDFVVHGGHAYGFDGPILASVDLADGQRNWKGGRYGNGQLLLLADQDLLLVLSEQGDLALVSARPDGFEEVARFDGALDGKTWNHPALVDDLLLVRNGVEMAAFRLPRAAG; encoded by the coding sequence ATGTCGATATCCCAGAACAGAGAGCTTCCGCCCCTGCGGTTGTGGCCCGGAGTCCTCTTGGTGGCAGTGCAGTGGGTGGCGCGCTACGTCGTGCCGCGGCTGATCCCGGAGGCCATGCCCTTCGCCGTTCTCGGCAGCCTGGCCCTCGGCCTGGCGGTCGTCGTCTGGTGGCTGTTCTTCAGTCGTGCCTCGCGCTGGGAACGCTGGGGTGGCCTGGCCTCGCTGGTTTTGGCCTTCGGGATCACCCAGCAGTTCCTGCACGAATCCATCGCCAGCACCATGATGGGCCTGATGTTCCCGATCTACGCCATACCGTCGGTCTGCCTGGTGTTGGTGCTGTGGGCGATCGCCGCCGAGCGCTGGCCGCGCGCCCGCCGATGGGGCGTGCTGGCGGTCGCCCTACTGGTCACTTGCTTCGGGTGGCTGCTGGTGCGGACCAACGGCATGACCGGCGCCGCCCAGCAGGACTTCGCCTGGCGCTGGACCGAGACGGCCGAGGAGCGGTTGCTGGCGCAGGACGAGGCACCGCTGCGCGCCTCCGCTTCCGTCCTGGCGTCGGGTAGCGTTGCCGAATGGCCCGGATTCCGGGGCGCCGGGCGCGACAGTGTCGTGACCGGACTGGCGATTGCGACCGATTGGAATCGGACGCCGCCGATGGAAGTCTGGCGCCAGAACATCGGTCCCGCGGTGTCTTCCTTCGCGGTGCAGGGCGAGCGGATCTTCACCCAGGAGCAGCGCGGTGAGGAAGAGCTCGTCTCCTGCTATCACCGGCGCACCGGGGAGCCGCTGTGGAAACATCGCGACGCGGTGCGCTTCTGGGATTCCCATGCCGGGGCCGGCCCGCGGGCGACGCCGACGCTCTATGGGGGCCGCGTCTACAGCCTCGGTGGCACCGGGTTGCTCAACGCCCTCGACGCCACCAGTGGGGACCTCCTGTGGTCGCGGGACGCGGCCGGCGACCTCGACCGCAAGGCACCCGGTTGGGGATTCGCCGGCTCGCCTCTGGTCACCGATGAGCTGGTTTTCGTCGCCCTGGCGGGCGAGCTCGGGGCCTACGAGCGGGAGTCCGGCGAGCTGCGCTGGCGTGGTCCCGCGGGTCGCTACGGCTACAGCTCGCCGCACCTGCTGGAGCGGTCGGAGGGAGCCCAGGTGGTTCTGATGAGCAGCTTCGGCGCCACCGCCTTTGGGCCGGACGATGGCGAAGTGCTCTGGGAGGTGGAGATGGAGGGCACCTCGCGCATCGTTCAGCCGGGCCTGACCGCCGACGGCGATCTCCTGCTCAGCGATGGTGAAGGACGTGGCCTGCGCCGCCACGCCCTCACCGCCGACGCCAGCGGCTGGAAAGCGGAGGAGCGCTGGTCGACGAACCGCTTCAAGCCCTACTTCAACGACTTCGTGGTCCACGGCGGTCATGCCTACGGTTTCGATGGCCCGATTCTGGCGAGCGTCGACCTGGCCGATGGTCAGCGCAACTGGAAGGGCGGGCGCTACGGCAACGGCCAGCTACTATTGCTGGCGGATCAGGATCTCTTGCTGGTGCTGAGCGAGCAGGGCGACCTCGCCCTGGTTTCGGCGCGGCCCGATGGCTTCGAGGAGGTGGCACGCTTCGACGGCGCCCTCGACGGCAAGACTTGGAACCATCCAGCGCTGGTCGACGACCTCCTGCTGGTGCGCAACGGTGTCGAGATGGCGGCCTTCCGCTTGCCGCGGGCGGCGGGCTGA
- a CDS encoding NfeD family protein, translated as MDWWLWILIGLGLLVAEVALVPGAVVLVFFGAAAILVGMLEAIGIVGPLWMQLVLFSVLSMVSLFSLRGPILRRMNASGQGGVADVDRIVGSTALVLEDIAPGGIGQAELRGSTWKAKNLGDRTLAVGERGMIEQVEGLTIFIR; from the coding sequence ATGGATTGGTGGCTTTGGATCCTGATCGGGTTGGGTCTGTTGGTAGCCGAAGTGGCGCTGGTTCCGGGGGCCGTGGTGCTGGTCTTTTTTGGTGCCGCGGCGATTCTGGTGGGAATGCTGGAAGCGATCGGTATCGTCGGACCCCTGTGGATGCAACTGGTGCTGTTCTCGGTCCTTTCGATGGTCTCGCTGTTCAGCCTGCGGGGACCGATTCTGCGACGCATGAACGCCTCCGGACAGGGCGGTGTGGCGGACGTCGATCGCATCGTGGGGAGCACCGCCCTGGTTCTCGAGGACATCGCCCCAGGAGGTATCGGACAAGCTGAGCTCCGCGGCTCGACATGGAAAGCCAAGAACCTCGGCGACCGCACCTTGGCGGTTGGTGAGCGCGGCATGATCGAGCAGGTCGAGGGGCTGACGATCTTCATTCGATGA